A window of Ruminococcus champanellensis 18P13 = JCM 17042 contains these coding sequences:
- a CDS encoding fibronectin type III domain-containing protein, with protein sequence MSMFFKRSMSALLAATMLTMAAPFDSLAVFAEDLESTVTIGSADVNGDKKVDEKDCALILEAIGSTTGTASVTADNAALNVYGDAVIDVRDLMAVKDAINGIKAYVPEEANVSEQVDLNISSTTGYAGEKATFAISLADWEMDVAAYEMRLSLDNALTVEEVSCNGDVQYKLDGSTLKLYGMYSGSPAYRGTLATITVTLPPEAYGDYGVSVVGADFFNSAYQEYAYQATTGGVTVDMETKPVYLRASELNSKSLQLSWSMPFDGDKVTGYIISRDGEEIGRTEDLFFDDKDLETGKSYLYSVQAYGTDYLSAPSRTITVTPTAPVIQSISLPDGKNAVGGASTLVTCLMEHGVRAKTYTLYCTDEEGNRTVISEGEDQSFSELQVRWQLSELKTGTYTLGLTLTDVDGAEVSAETTAQVDNTPPGEVFGFTVIPGDEQNELTWGIAAELKVVGYRIYRRTATSNYSELAYVEGRSTLKYVDKDVETGLEYFYIIAAVDKYGMEGTFSAEVSGSAHVDQTMPEITLFLPGSGTVLYSVVTLNVKAQDNIGVAKITCFLSDDEGETWKELFTANGDSVSYRFDTSAYDEASVQIKAVAYDYAGNESSGANINIYAIDNKGPEQVTGVNLKASGATTATVAWEDVPDQDLHHFVVRYGVTGSSGYKTENIYRTLGINLSGLKPGESYTVVVAAVDTYGNQGEFSEPLIFTTPEDTTAPVIASIYPTPSYFAKSIPLQVNAKDDFSVASVTVEASTDQKTWKQIAVIENPEPTKNYFNASYTLDVTGYPEGTLYVRAYAEDLAGNKGTVENAAVYEYMVDRTAPAAMDTLRAVENDSCIELLWEEADTDVNYYRLYRADGEDGEFRLLYDRIRYLNHFDRQVTTDVQYRYQVTAVDIAGNESEPSNVVTATLQEDTTAPEIQSISPETGSELSLNDHSIGILASDNLLLSSLTVEYKTDPDAETYQTLKSFTDLTDYYLFATVEIPNLLMVDGTTIYIRAQATDRSGNVSEYAYSAYKVNNAVTAVTKVTVEQTETANTVKWTANESEQTSGYRIFRKIGSGSYDLIATRAVEKNGDGSYAFADEDLRTAGSYTYKIVSVNYNGNTSSRVSGSVSVHTKPVPALNCDTAMEQGVAYVFDASGSKDQGLLNALVIEYGDGAVEKATSPETAKFEHTYQETGVYQVKLTCTNEFGLVSVLTRSVQVVERQLLGTVTVQVKTTDGKAASNIGVYMDFGTDAQTKYVADSRGIVTFQAPAGAHDIGVYGDGYLPQVKNCVVTAGEENAFSFAVVEQYIVSAEFEIKRMTLDEIIAAGIDITQPENQQIVQINVDLTYEITTDSGKKTQSMALYVNNRTKTIISSHTTKGDTSVHYEPVFVRYNEKTGEVSTVAMLSVPVNVSYLKEFFDVQLHIINNADEQFNISDSTVSLNVPKGLTLMESAASCDSRIVNIPSIPGKSQKTLSWILRGDHKGEYYLSADFSGTLDQFNEKIETTFVSEEAIKVYGETAVGITINVPRASRNNKTYFDVQMKNNTDSSVYNVGASVGTIVAQIMEHEKYTLEGKPLQARIISPQGEMELIDLTESIEELRPGYTLSVVYSIRNIVPGTLFARSTVRLVDATIRSLSDSNFPVSLRWVDSIKLLEDGDYDGITSNVRVDKDVDLSKEYVIAVVNAAGNWVPSATIEVTYPDKTTKTFSADSLGRVRFDRPAGGSETVGIRVSADTYKTHEDSDYYLKYRGTDTVMLNGESSSDYALTKAMYKKAGSWNLLTGYKRLNMGNKVLDFAIECAVAAKDAESCQLLQNGKIIQEVKPSGSKFSFTGLNVKDFEEMGDGETLTVRVYQPNGAYYDSKINLTILPDPTVVEPSFEFSGDAFTFGISDSIPFFGGSSVKIPYPPILEHLNICMDENKIRIGINVDLPIVSTDKEDKAALDKFVEDFEKLKTNLKRSPSDLLHDKSINTGKISLGKAEVKVLGGGYVEGDFSESGKAILNGYLYIGIEAGVNFDYQTVVWVIPVTAELGLTGKIVAGTTIKFTYDFDHAWQLDAKVTAQGTFGVEVFGGVGFSSIAAIGVYGGAELDLDMQLYDTSDDSGPRINTLDLTGELGFRAYVGPFEYKKAWASQTWHLYTNPELANSEQDAAPSYLAPLYDTAAYSVSEETQEVSKWLGGSKLEPDKVQTLLTNANNGADPQLATDGTNYVLVYLEKDPARSIYDASRLMYAVYTAETGTWSDPKPVDENETGDYQPALFGNADGIYLAYQEANQAFGADSELTVDAYAASLGVTCAVFDAEQQSFGAVTTMTVPENSCNSIPTVFEDGGLVYAAWVSNAKGDYFGTEGANTIFYSICTEGTWSEPAALASDLTAVTGLQIGKLESGVSVACITDGDNVLITADDRTLTLIAADGTQQQVVTGCVSAPVFAQPAWSESPLLIWYDTYNLSCTADGKEIAQLFAQGISGLTDAYTLLPDGVVYTSAGKDGSDLFLIRYDAAQQAWGAPVQLTDTEGYINGAGAAVCGDQLLMTMLRQNVTITEDDVQVESTLCALLRSTFSDLSVDKVDYDFTQIQPGSQLPLDVTVTNHGNSTVNSVTIGVYTKDGTLISTQDVETTLLSGTAQVLAASFQVPEDMSTTEYQVIVSVPDTTDVNEADNAAAFSIGYTELSLTTDQLITAQGTKLQICVTNESQIPTGGILDLYHYDESQDPVLSLIVEELQPGQSTVYTVDVDDSIISEDNRYVMVKLTADEAEYDESDNEELVAVYLSGSLPTVTIGDVNGDGEITVNDAVMLLDECAARAVGTTTLDEAQRSRGDVNEDGSITLTDAILILNYCAEKLVDPELTFADFLKNAGGNNE encoded by the coding sequence ATGAGCATGTTCTTCAAACGAAGCATGTCTGCACTGCTGGCAGCCACCATGCTGACCATGGCGGCTCCATTCGACAGCCTGGCGGTCTTTGCGGAGGATCTGGAATCCACCGTAACCATCGGCTCGGCGGATGTCAACGGAGACAAGAAGGTTGACGAGAAGGATTGTGCGCTGATCCTGGAAGCGATCGGCAGCACGACCGGAACCGCTTCGGTCACAGCAGACAATGCGGCATTGAACGTGTACGGCGATGCAGTCATCGACGTGCGGGATCTGATGGCAGTGAAGGATGCCATCAATGGGATAAAGGCCTATGTGCCGGAGGAGGCGAATGTTTCAGAGCAGGTTGATCTGAACATCAGCTCCACAACCGGATACGCCGGGGAAAAGGCAACCTTTGCGATCAGCCTGGCGGACTGGGAAATGGACGTTGCCGCCTACGAAATGCGGCTGTCTCTGGACAATGCACTGACCGTGGAGGAGGTGTCCTGCAACGGAGATGTGCAGTATAAGCTGGACGGCAGCACACTGAAGCTGTACGGCATGTACAGCGGCTCTCCCGCATACCGGGGTACCCTGGCGACCATTACGGTTACACTTCCGCCGGAGGCTTACGGGGATTACGGCGTTTCCGTAGTGGGTGCAGATTTCTTCAACAGCGCTTACCAGGAGTATGCATACCAGGCTACCACCGGCGGCGTGACCGTGGATATGGAAACCAAGCCGGTTTATCTGCGGGCTTCGGAGCTGAACTCCAAGTCCCTGCAGTTGAGCTGGAGTATGCCCTTTGACGGGGACAAGGTGACCGGCTATATCATCAGCCGGGACGGAGAGGAGATCGGCCGTACAGAGGATCTGTTCTTTGATGATAAGGATCTGGAAACCGGCAAGAGCTATCTGTATAGCGTGCAGGCATACGGCACGGACTATCTGTCCGCCCCTTCCCGCACCATTACAGTGACTCCCACTGCACCGGTGATCCAGTCCATCAGTCTGCCGGACGGAAAAAATGCGGTGGGCGGAGCATCCACCCTTGTGACCTGTCTGATGGAGCATGGGGTACGGGCAAAGACCTACACCCTGTACTGCACGGATGAGGAGGGCAACCGTACCGTCATCAGCGAAGGAGAGGACCAGAGCTTTTCTGAGCTACAGGTCAGATGGCAGCTGTCCGAGCTGAAAACCGGCACGTATACGCTGGGACTGACTCTGACGGATGTGGACGGTGCTGAAGTTTCTGCGGAGACCACTGCACAGGTGGATAACACACCGCCGGGGGAGGTGTTCGGCTTTACCGTCATTCCCGGGGATGAGCAGAACGAGCTGACCTGGGGCATTGCAGCGGAGCTGAAGGTTGTGGGCTATCGGATCTATCGCCGGACTGCCACCAGCAACTACAGCGAGCTTGCTTATGTGGAAGGACGTTCCACGCTGAAGTATGTGGACAAGGACGTGGAAACCGGTCTGGAATACTTCTATATCATTGCAGCCGTTGACAAGTACGGCATGGAGGGAACCTTCTCTGCGGAGGTCAGCGGATCTGCGCATGTGGATCAGACCATGCCGGAGATCACCCTGTTCCTGCCGGGCAGCGGTACCGTGCTTTACTCGGTGGTGACGCTGAATGTCAAGGCACAGGACAACATCGGCGTAGCGAAGATTACCTGCTTCCTGTCCGACGATGAGGGCGAGACCTGGAAGGAACTGTTTACCGCCAACGGGGACAGCGTAAGCTATCGGTTTGACACAAGCGCCTATGATGAGGCTTCCGTACAGATCAAGGCAGTTGCCTATGACTACGCCGGCAATGAAAGCAGCGGCGCCAACATCAATATTTACGCCATTGACAACAAGGGACCGGAGCAGGTGACCGGCGTAAATCTGAAGGCATCCGGCGCAACCACAGCTACCGTTGCCTGGGAGGATGTGCCCGACCAGGATCTGCACCACTTTGTGGTCAGATACGGTGTGACGGGAAGCAGCGGTTACAAAACGGAGAATATCTACCGCACCCTGGGCATTAACCTGAGCGGACTCAAGCCCGGAGAGAGCTATACCGTAGTGGTTGCCGCAGTGGATACATACGGCAACCAGGGCGAATTCTCCGAGCCTCTGATCTTCACCACCCCGGAGGACACCACAGCGCCGGTGATCGCTTCGATCTATCCGACCCCCAGCTATTTTGCAAAGTCCATTCCGCTGCAGGTAAACGCAAAGGATGACTTCTCTGTAGCGTCCGTAACGGTGGAGGCTTCCACGGATCAGAAGACCTGGAAGCAGATTGCTGTCATTGAAAATCCCGAACCCACGAAAAATTACTTCAATGCATCCTACACCCTGGATGTGACCGGCTATCCGGAGGGGACGCTCTATGTGCGTGCCTACGCAGAGGATCTGGCAGGGAACAAGGGTACGGTAGAGAATGCTGCTGTATATGAGTATATGGTGGATCGGACTGCCCCTGCCGCTATGGATACTCTGCGGGCAGTGGAGAACGATTCCTGCATCGAGCTGCTGTGGGAAGAAGCAGATACAGATGTGAATTACTACCGGCTGTACCGGGCAGACGGGGAGGACGGAGAATTCCGGCTGCTCTACGACAGAATCCGGTATCTGAATCATTTTGACCGGCAGGTGACCACGGATGTGCAGTACCGGTATCAGGTGACTGCGGTGGACATTGCCGGCAACGAAAGTGAACCCTCCAATGTGGTAACTGCAACCCTGCAGGAGGATACCACCGCGCCGGAGATCCAGAGCATCAGCCCGGAAACCGGCAGTGAACTGAGCCTGAATGACCATTCCATCGGCATTCTGGCATCGGACAACCTGCTGCTGTCCAGTCTGACAGTGGAGTATAAGACAGATCCGGACGCAGAAACCTATCAGACCCTCAAGAGCTTCACAGATCTGACGGACTACTATCTGTTTGCAACGGTGGAGATCCCCAACCTGCTGATGGTGGATGGTACCACCATTTATATCCGTGCCCAGGCCACGGACCGGAGCGGCAATGTGAGCGAGTATGCATATTCCGCATACAAGGTCAACAATGCAGTGACTGCGGTGACCAAAGTGACTGTGGAGCAGACGGAAACTGCCAATACCGTCAAGTGGACGGCGAATGAATCCGAGCAGACCAGCGGCTATCGGATCTTCCGGAAGATCGGCTCCGGCAGCTATGATCTGATCGCAACCCGTGCAGTGGAAAAGAACGGAGACGGCAGCTATGCATTTGCCGATGAGGATCTGCGCACTGCCGGAAGCTATACATATAAAATTGTTTCCGTCAACTACAACGGCAACACCTCCTCCCGTGTCAGCGGTTCTGTATCCGTACATACCAAGCCGGTTCCGGCACTGAACTGTGACACTGCTATGGAGCAGGGCGTTGCATATGTGTTTGACGCCAGCGGCAGTAAGGATCAGGGACTGCTCAACGCTCTGGTGATCGAATACGGGGACGGCGCAGTGGAAAAGGCGACTTCTCCGGAAACTGCAAAGTTTGAGCATACTTACCAGGAAACCGGCGTGTACCAGGTGAAACTGACCTGTACCAATGAGTTCGGACTGGTCAGCGTTCTGACCCGTTCCGTTCAGGTAGTGGAGCGTCAGCTGCTGGGGACTGTCACCGTTCAGGTCAAGACCACTGACGGCAAGGCAGCTTCCAACATTGGCGTATACATGGACTTCGGCACCGATGCCCAGACCAAGTATGTGGCAGACAGCCGGGGCATCGTGACCTTCCAGGCACCTGCCGGCGCCCACGATATCGGCGTATACGGGGACGGCTATCTGCCCCAGGTGAAGAACTGCGTCGTGACTGCCGGAGAGGAGAATGCCTTCTCCTTTGCAGTGGTGGAGCAGTACATCGTTTCTGCGGAGTTTGAGATCAAGCGTATGACCCTGGATGAGATCATTGCCGCAGGCATCGATATTACCCAGCCGGAAAACCAGCAGATCGTACAGATCAATGTGGATCTGACCTATGAGATCACCACGGACAGCGGCAAGAAGACCCAGTCCATGGCGCTCTACGTAAACAACCGGACCAAAACCATCATTTCCTCCCATACCACCAAGGGAGACACCAGTGTCCATTACGAACCGGTGTTTGTACGGTATAATGAGAAGACCGGAGAGGTCAGCACCGTTGCAATGCTGAGTGTGCCGGTGAATGTAAGCTATCTGAAGGAATTCTTCGATGTGCAGCTGCATATCATCAACAACGCAGATGAGCAGTTCAATATTTCCGACAGCACCGTGAGCCTGAATGTGCCCAAGGGGCTGACGCTGATGGAGTCTGCCGCAAGCTGCGACAGCCGCATTGTGAACATCCCCAGCATTCCCGGCAAGAGCCAGAAGACGCTGTCCTGGATTCTCCGGGGCGATCACAAGGGTGAGTATTACCTGTCCGCAGATTTCAGCGGCACCCTGGATCAGTTCAACGAGAAGATCGAGACTACATTTGTCAGCGAGGAAGCGATCAAGGTTTATGGCGAAACCGCTGTAGGGATCACCATCAATGTGCCCAGAGCTTCCAGAAACAACAAGACCTATTTCGATGTGCAGATGAAGAACAACACGGACAGCTCCGTATACAACGTGGGTGCTTCCGTGGGTACCATTGTTGCACAGATCATGGAGCATGAAAAGTACACCCTGGAGGGCAAGCCTTTACAGGCTCGGATCATTTCTCCGCAGGGCGAAATGGAACTGATCGATCTGACGGAATCCATTGAGGAGCTGCGCCCGGGTTACACCCTCAGCGTTGTGTACTCAATCCGTAATATCGTACCGGGTACATTGTTTGCTCGTTCTACGGTGCGCCTGGTGGATGCCACCATCCGTTCTCTTTCCGACAGCAATTTCCCTGTATCCCTGCGCTGGGTGGACAGTATCAAGCTGTTGGAAGACGGCGACTATGACGGCATTACCTCCAATGTCCGTGTGGACAAGGATGTGGACTTGTCCAAGGAATATGTGATCGCAGTGGTCAATGCAGCAGGAAACTGGGTACCCAGTGCAACGATTGAAGTAACCTATCCGGACAAGACCACCAAGACCTTTTCTGCGGATTCCTTGGGACGGGTCAGATTCGATCGGCCGGCAGGCGGCTCTGAAACAGTGGGCATCCGGGTTTCCGCCGATACCTATAAGACCCATGAAGACAGTGATTATTATCTGAAGTACCGGGGCACGGATACTGTGATGCTCAACGGAGAATCCAGCAGTGATTATGCCCTGACCAAAGCAATGTATAAAAAGGCTGGTTCCTGGAACCTGCTGACCGGCTATAAGCGCCTGAATATGGGCAACAAGGTTCTGGATTTTGCCATTGAGTGCGCTGTGGCTGCAAAGGACGCCGAAAGCTGCCAGCTGCTCCAGAACGGTAAGATCATTCAGGAAGTGAAGCCCAGCGGCAGCAAGTTTAGCTTTACCGGCTTGAATGTCAAGGATTTCGAGGAAATGGGAGATGGAGAGACGCTGACTGTCCGGGTATACCAGCCCAACGGCGCATACTACGACAGCAAGATCAATCTGACCATTCTGCCGGATCCCACCGTGGTAGAGCCCAGCTTTGAGTTCTCCGGCGACGCATTTACCTTTGGCATCAGCGATTCCATCCCCTTCTTCGGCGGTTCTTCCGTGAAGATCCCGTATCCTCCCATCCTGGAGCATCTGAATATCTGCATGGATGAAAACAAGATCCGGATCGGTATCAATGTGGATCTTCCGATTGTGTCAACGGATAAGGAGGACAAGGCGGCATTGGATAAATTCGTAGAGGATTTTGAAAAGCTGAAGACCAATTTAAAGCGTTCTCCTTCGGATCTGCTGCACGATAAGTCCATCAACACCGGAAAGATCAGCCTGGGCAAGGCTGAGGTCAAGGTGCTTGGCGGCGGCTATGTGGAGGGTGACTTCTCCGAGAGCGGGAAGGCGATCCTGAACGGCTACCTCTATATCGGCATTGAAGCCGGCGTAAACTTTGATTATCAGACTGTGGTATGGGTAATTCCGGTAACCGCAGAGCTTGGCCTGACCGGTAAAATCGTAGCAGGCACCACCATTAAATTCACCTACGACTTCGATCATGCATGGCAGCTGGATGCCAAGGTCACCGCACAGGGCACCTTCGGGGTGGAAGTATTCGGCGGTGTAGGCTTCTCCAGCATTGCAGCCATTGGCGTGTACGGCGGCGCAGAGCTGGATCTGGATATGCAGCTGTACGATACCTCCGATGATTCCGGTCCCCGGATCAATACCCTGGATCTCACCGGCGAGTTGGGCTTCCGGGCATATGTGGGACCCTTTGAGTATAAGAAAGCCTGGGCGAGCCAGACATGGCATCTGTACACCAATCCGGAGCTTGCAAACTCCGAACAGGATGCAGCACCCAGCTATCTGGCACCCCTGTATGACACCGCAGCCTACAGCGTAAGCGAGGAGACCCAGGAGGTTTCCAAGTGGCTGGGAGGCAGCAAGCTGGAGCCGGACAAGGTGCAGACTCTGCTGACCAATGCCAACAATGGGGCGGATCCGCAGCTTGCAACCGATGGCACCAACTATGTGCTGGTATATCTGGAAAAGGATCCGGCACGGAGCATATACGACGCATCCAGACTGATGTACGCTGTATACACCGCTGAAACCGGTACCTGGAGTGATCCGAAGCCGGTGGATGAAAACGAGACCGGCGATTATCAGCCCGCTCTGTTCGGCAATGCAGACGGCATTTACCTGGCTTACCAGGAAGCAAACCAGGCATTCGGTGCGGACAGCGAGCTGACGGTGGATGCCTATGCAGCATCCCTGGGGGTAACCTGTGCAGTCTTTGACGCTGAGCAGCAGAGCTTCGGGGCTGTAACCACCATGACTGTTCCGGAAAACAGCTGCAATTCCATTCCCACTGTCTTTGAAGACGGCGGACTGGTATATGCAGCCTGGGTATCCAACGCAAAGGGCGATTATTTCGGCACAGAGGGTGCAAACACCATTTTCTACAGCATCTGCACAGAGGGCACCTGGAGTGAACCGGCTGCACTGGCTTCTGACCTGACGGCAGTGACCGGATTGCAGATCGGCAAGCTGGAAAGCGGCGTGTCCGTTGCATGCATCACCGACGGGGATAATGTTTTGATCACTGCGGATGACCGTACCTTGACTCTGATTGCAGCAGACGGCACACAGCAGCAGGTAGTGACCGGCTGTGTATCCGCACCTGTCTTTGCACAGCCTGCATGGTCTGAATCTCCGCTGCTGATCTGGTACGATACCTATAACCTCAGCTGCACGGCGGACGGCAAGGAAATTGCACAGCTCTTTGCACAGGGCATCAGCGGTCTGACCGACGCATACACCCTGCTGCCGGACGGAGTCGTATATACCAGCGCTGGCAAGGACGGCAGCGATCTGTTCCTGATCCGTTACGATGCGGCACAGCAGGCATGGGGCGCACCGGTTCAGCTGACTGATACAGAGGGCTATATCAACGGCGCAGGGGCTGCAGTTTGCGGCGATCAGCTGCTGATGACCATGCTCCGGCAGAACGTCACCATTACAGAGGATGATGTGCAGGTAGAAAGCACATTGTGCGCACTGCTCCGCAGCACCTTCAGCGACCTTTCCGTTGACAAGGTGGACTACGACTTTACGCAGATCCAGCCCGGCAGTCAGCTGCCTCTGGATGTGACTGTCACCAATCACGGGAACAGCACAGTCAACAGCGTGACCATCGGGGTATACACCAAGGACGGCACGCTGATCAGCACACAGGACGTGGAAACCACACTCCTGTCCGGTACGGCACAGGTACTCGCCGCTTCCTTCCAGGTTCCGGAGGATATGAGCACCACGGAGTATCAGGTGATTGTATCCGTTCCGGATACAACGGATGTAAACGAAGCAGACAATGCAGCAGCGTTCAGCATCGGCTATACGGAGCTTTCCTTGACAACCGATCAGTTGATTACCGCACAGGGCACAAAGCTGCAGATTTGCGTGACCAATGAAAGTCAGATTCCCACCGGCGGTATTCTGGATCTGTATCACTATGATGAATCCCAGGATCCGGTTCTTTCCCTGATCGTAGAGGAGCTGCAGCCTGGTCAGAGTACCGTATACACAGTGGATGTGGACGATTCCATCATCTCTGAGGACAACCGGTATGTGATGGTCAAGCTGACTGCGGATGAAGCGGAGTATGATGAATCCGATAACGAGGAGCTGGTTGCTGTTTATCTGAGCGGAAGCCTTCCCACCGTAACCATCGGGGATGTAAACGGGGATGGGGAAATTACCGTCAATGACGCCGTTATGCTCCTGGATGAGTGTGCAGCCCGTGCAGTGGGAACCACAACCCTGGACGAAGCACAGCGGAGTCGTGGAGACGTAAACGAAGACGGTTCCATCACGCTGACGGATGCCATTCTGATTCTCAATTACTGTGCGGAAAAGCTGGTAGATCCGGAGCTTACGTTTGCGGATTTTCTCAAGAATGCAGGAGGAAACAATGAATAA